Proteins from a single region of Polyangiaceae bacterium:
- a CDS encoding VWA domain-containing protein — MSERTRRILVAALVLIVGGALAWAYVHFVLEAPSEAFKWERQGKTYELLEPRTIGVVLVTPLLLWMLFRSLADLPWQQRIIALLLRVAFIALLGLSLARLATTAETKKVATVYVMDVSDSVEDESVEEARALVEQAAQGMGKDDAIRLVTFAKRPRLVDLGDDPKKPKIPTVTELRHGGAEQKLGVDKPGAGSDMQAALSLAYGVFPPGYLKRAVLVTDGVETAGDILAEANRARGFGVKLFTVPYRRPAPGEVALKGLRVPQKVDIGQSFDITADIYSSRKTKARARLYQGETLNGMDGVRELELAPGNNEVTFKSVVRVGGEVTYSLKLDELGHDKFAENNAYSVTVDVPGRPTVLYVEGQPQRASYLTSALSAQQFDVDVRAPTAFPGSAKELERFDFVIVSDVPKERLGIAAQDLIEKYVRDLGGGFLFAGGESGFGLGGWAHTTIERILPVRMDAERRKDMPSVAMALVIDRSGSMTGLPIEMAKAACKATVSTLQGDDLIEVIAFDSTPVRYVKMQPARYRARIQNEIARIQPGGGTEIFPALDQAYQDISVVQARKKHVILLTDGRAPTQGIKDLVQAMIAESVTVTTVGLGEGADHELLRMIADTGGGRYHAVPDPNSLPKIFTRETELIARQAAVEEWFPVQVVEHADFLKGISIQSSPLLHGYVATQMKAPPAQLILASDRGEPILARWRVGLGHTLAWTSDVKNLWAVDWLRWSGYGKFWGQLVREHMRTKHRRELDMKTEVVGGKVHAVVDAFTLDERFDNDIKSTLFVNGPEPGGKRREVPMRQTAPGRYEANFELDDYGSFLLRADHSKVAPDGSLKNVGVSYGHVSNPYPREYASFEPEIERLERAALAGGGKVDPEPKEIFDPGDEKIVYYEQLWNRFIFAAIIIFLLDLLVRRIRIFDRKFLPKKRRTA, encoded by the coding sequence ATGAGCGAGCGCACGCGACGCATTCTGGTTGCCGCACTCGTGTTGATCGTCGGCGGGGCACTGGCGTGGGCCTACGTGCATTTCGTCCTCGAGGCGCCCAGCGAAGCCTTCAAGTGGGAGCGTCAGGGCAAGACCTACGAGCTGCTCGAGCCGCGCACCATCGGTGTGGTCTTGGTCACGCCCCTGCTGCTGTGGATGCTCTTCCGCAGTTTGGCGGATCTGCCCTGGCAGCAGCGCATCATCGCGCTGTTGCTTCGAGTGGCGTTCATAGCGCTGCTCGGCCTTTCCTTGGCACGCCTGGCCACCACGGCGGAGACGAAGAAGGTCGCCACGGTCTACGTGATGGACGTGAGCGACTCGGTCGAAGACGAGTCGGTGGAAGAAGCGCGTGCGCTGGTGGAACAGGCAGCCCAAGGCATGGGCAAAGACGACGCGATTCGTCTGGTGACCTTTGCCAAGCGGCCGCGCTTGGTGGATTTGGGGGACGACCCAAAGAAGCCGAAGATCCCCACAGTCACGGAGCTACGCCACGGCGGTGCGGAGCAGAAGCTCGGCGTGGACAAGCCCGGCGCCGGGAGTGACATGCAGGCTGCGCTGTCCCTCGCCTACGGCGTGTTCCCCCCGGGCTACTTGAAGCGTGCGGTGCTCGTCACCGATGGTGTGGAGACCGCCGGCGACATCCTGGCGGAGGCCAATCGTGCGCGGGGGTTCGGAGTGAAGTTGTTCACCGTGCCCTATCGCCGTCCGGCCCCTGGGGAAGTCGCGCTCAAGGGTCTGCGCGTGCCGCAGAAGGTGGACATCGGACAGTCCTTCGACATCACCGCGGACATTTACTCCAGCCGCAAGACCAAGGCGCGCGCACGGCTCTATCAAGGTGAGACCCTCAACGGCATGGATGGCGTGCGTGAGCTGGAGCTCGCGCCGGGAAACAACGAAGTCACTTTCAAGAGCGTGGTGCGGGTTGGCGGCGAGGTCACCTACAGTCTGAAGTTGGACGAGCTCGGGCACGACAAGTTCGCCGAGAACAACGCGTACTCCGTGACCGTGGACGTGCCGGGTCGCCCAACGGTCCTGTACGTGGAAGGGCAGCCCCAGCGTGCCAGCTACCTGACCAGTGCGCTCTCGGCGCAGCAGTTCGACGTGGACGTGCGCGCGCCGACCGCCTTCCCCGGCTCCGCCAAGGAGCTCGAGCGCTTCGACTTCGTGATCGTTTCCGACGTGCCCAAGGAGCGCCTGGGAATCGCGGCCCAAGACCTGATCGAGAAGTACGTGCGTGATCTGGGCGGTGGATTCTTGTTCGCGGGCGGCGAGTCCGGATTCGGCCTGGGGGGTTGGGCTCACACCACCATCGAGCGCATCTTGCCCGTGCGCATGGACGCCGAGCGTCGCAAGGACATGCCCAGCGTGGCGATGGCCCTGGTCATCGACCGTTCGGGTTCGATGACGGGTCTGCCTATCGAGATGGCCAAGGCTGCGTGCAAGGCGACGGTGTCGACTCTGCAAGGCGACGACTTGATCGAGGTGATTGCCTTCGATTCGACGCCGGTGCGCTACGTCAAGATGCAGCCCGCTCGCTACCGCGCGCGCATTCAGAACGAAATTGCCCGCATTCAACCCGGCGGTGGCACGGAGATCTTCCCCGCCCTGGATCAGGCCTACCAGGACATCTCCGTGGTGCAGGCGCGCAAGAAGCACGTGATTCTGCTGACCGACGGTCGCGCTCCCACCCAGGGCATCAAGGACCTGGTCCAGGCCATGATCGCAGAGAGCGTCACCGTCACCACGGTAGGCCTGGGCGAGGGCGCCGACCACGAATTGCTGCGCATGATCGCGGACACCGGCGGCGGCCGCTACCACGCGGTACCGGATCCCAACAGCCTGCCAAAGATCTTCACGCGCGAAACCGAACTCATCGCGCGCCAGGCCGCTGTCGAAGAGTGGTTCCCCGTGCAAGTGGTGGAACACGCCGACTTCTTGAAGGGCATCTCCATTCAGAGTTCGCCTTTGCTCCACGGCTACGTCGCGACGCAAATGAAAGCGCCACCCGCACAGCTCATCCTCGCGAGCGATCGCGGCGAGCCCATCCTGGCACGATGGCGCGTGGGCCTGGGCCACACCTTGGCCTGGACCAGCGACGTGAAGAACCTGTGGGCCGTGGATTGGTTGCGCTGGAGCGGCTACGGGAAGTTCTGGGGCCAGCTCGTGCGCGAACACATGCGCACCAAGCACCGTCGCGAGCTCGACATGAAGACGGAGGTCGTGGGCGGCAAGGTGCACGCTGTGGTGGACGCCTTCACCCTCGACGAGCGCTTCGACAACGACATCAAATCGACGCTCTTCGTCAACGGTCCGGAGCCCGGAGGCAAGCGACGAGAAGTGCCCATGCGTCAAACGGCGCCGGGGCGCTACGAAGCGAACTTCGAGCTGGATGACTACGGGTCATTCCTGCTGCGCGCGGACCACTCCAAGGTGGCGCCCGACGGCAGCTTGAAGAACGTCGGCGTGTCCTACGGGCACGTGTCGAACCCCTATCCTCGCGAGTACGCCAGCTTCGAGCCGGAGATCGAGCGCCTGGAGCGGGCTGCCCTCGCCGGCGGCGGCAAGGTCGATCCCGAGCCGAAGGAGATCTTCGACCCGGGTGACGAGAAGATCGTCTACTACGAGCAGCTCTGGAACCGCTTCATCTTCGCCGCGATCATCATCTTCTTGCTCGATCTCCTAGTGCGCCGCATCCGCATCTTCGACCGCAAATTCCTCCCCAAGAAACGCCGCACCGCCTGA